tataataatattatataccaCGCAAAGAGAAGAGTGACGTGAATGCAAGCCAAATGATTACACCAAATTGGTTTATGGCGGAGCCTCGTAGATCATCACAGTGATTCCTCTCAATCAGCCATATCACAAAACCATTGTAAATTGCAACTCCTGCTATCAGCCACCACATATTTAGTGTGAAAGGCTTCATGAACAACCATTTCTGATTGGATATTGTCGATCTAACCCGTACAATCACCTGCAAGCCTGACTCTGTGTATGGTTGTGTGAAATCAGCATACTTGTATCTTCTTGATAGAATTGTTACATCTCCGGCAACTGCATCAAACTCCTGTAGTAATTATCCAGTCAAAAGATAAATCAATGACATAATTATCAACTAATTATTTCATTTATAATGCTATTAATTGTAAAATAGTAACCTTTGATTGTAATGTTTCTACCAATTCATCATAAGATCCATTAAAAGGAAAATAATCGTGTTTAAGATTCATCATATTCATGATCTCATCGAACGCAGCCAATGTGAATCCACCAAAAACAGTTTTGTTTTCAGGATCAACGTACATATTCACAAACTCCTTAAAAAGAGACAAAACAGGAACTGCAACCCTCATCCGAGTCTCTCTGAGTTTCCTGCGCTGTCTATGAGCATGCAATGGTTGCACCGGCCACAGGGATGTTGCCACGTCATCAAGAGAGTTTCTGTAAGTAATCGTTTCATCTCCAACCGTAGTTGAAAATCCTAATCCGTGAGTCCAGTACACACTGTGATATCCCTTTCCTATCACGTTAATGATCTCGACTCTACGCTCCAGAATTGGTCCTTTAAGATCAACATTTACAAATGAATTTTTCTTCAAAAATTTGACGATATTATATCCTTGAACCGCAAATATTCCAGGTTGGTATTGTTCGTCTTCTGGGTAATCCAAACGAAACTTTTGTTGGAATCTGTTTCTGAAATTTGCAAAATCTGGAGTGTGTTCTGGGAAGTAACTTTTGACTCCGATCATACCGTCGAGTGAAGAAATCATGGTAGAATTAACAGAATGAAAAAGATTCGTGATCTCGTTAGTTGCAATCCACAAATACCCGTCTCCAGTCATCTCCATCTTCTTCGTTGTCTGGAACAAGCGAACCCCGAGTTCCAAAGACGTATGAACGACAAAGACTTTATAATTGTGTTGTTGTTTTTTGAGTACCTGAAGCTCATCTGAGAAACATGAACTATATGTGAGCGGTAATATATGGTTCAGAACACATCCTGTTTTTCTACAAGCCTCGGAGATATAATATATGATTGATGCTGGTGAAGAGGTTGAATGTGAGGTTTCATATATGAGTGTGAATTGACGCACACCCCATGACTTCAAAATAGCTGCAACTGCATTCATCTGTATGGCTTGTGTAGGAACAGCTTGAACGAAAAATGGCCATCGATGTGTAGCATGTGGTGGAGCTGTAGCAGCTAGCGATAGTAATGATATTTCGCGATCAGTTTCACTTATAACCTTGGCTATGGAAGACGCATCCTCCCACGAATGACCTCCCAGAATAGCACTTACGTTGTGCGTATCAATAAGATCATTCGCTGCGTTATTACAACAATAAATATGGCACATACTTGTTAGAAAATGGATACATATACATATGGCAGAGCTAGTTAGATCAATTAAAGGTTCTAAGGTTTTTCCTTGTTCGGGTTACCCTGAAGGGAGAGTAAAATCCAACCTCGAACCATATTCTACGCAACGCATCAGGATTACGCCCAAACTGTTTCCAACCCTTTCCTGGCCACCACAAGATTCGAACCTGACACCTCTTACAAGGATGTCAGGGCCCCAACCACTGGGCTACCTTGTGATAGTTAGATAAATAATTAAACTTTTTACAATATTCGTAAATACGTAATAAGTTATACTATTACGTTATACTGTTACTATAAAACCAAATGTGCATGACCAGCCTTACTTGATTATTACAATTAGTAGTATGTGACGTAAACTATTCCACAATAGCCTAGGGTTGGGTTCCTGATCATAACCTCTCACAAGAGGTTTCAAGTTCAAATTTCGCTAGCTACAAGGTTGCCAGGGAAAGTGTCTGAAACGGTCACAGGATAATCGGCTATGTAAATAAGAGTAAAAATACCCACCCTACCGTATAGCCTGAGTAGGATGACTCCATCCGTTTTATCAGTATGTGAAAGAAGTGGTTAATTAAGTCAATGATTACCTGCAATAGCAGCATGCACAAACTTGGTTTGAACATAGTTTTGAAGATGTAACAATGAATCTGCATTGTTCATTTCCTTGTTGAAATCTTGAACTGCTATCTCAATTGAGACTTTAGCTTCTTTGCCAGCCCTAGTAGTCTGGTCAAGAATAGCACCAATTCTGGTGATCCCCATTCTGTTTCTGACTTGTAGCACTTCATTCAAACTTCCAGGGGTTAAACTTGCTTGTAGAATAAAACATGGCAACAAAGAAATTAGTATGAGGTAATTATGTAACTTAAGCATCTTTACTTTGTGAGTTGTTAAAAATAAAGATTCGTTATTCATATATATTAGACAATTGTTAACCGGCCTTTTTATCAATTTTGATGACATATATTATCTTGTTTTGTTATGGAAAGTACATTACATTTTCACTGATATAATTCGCGGTATTATAGAAAAGTGATGTGTAAAAGTTCTTTGCAACTCCCCTTGATGAGGACCTAAACCTAATGATAAAGTCAGCATAGTATTTTATAATCCATCACAAAGTTCTACTGACAAAACAAAAATGGTCTATTTTCTTGCTAATTAATTAACTGGATTTTAAAAGTTGCCTGTTTATGAATTGAAATGTAGACTATATAAGTGAGTTGAATTTTTCTCAAAGAGAGGATTAAGTCAATTTGAAATATGTGACTATGCGAGAAACCTAAATTTCTTGGTTATTTCGAGGGGGACGGATGTAGTTTACGTTTAGTGGTAGCACGGACACCAATGAAATATAGTAGAATTTTTTTagattttaactagtgacaccagtggATTGTGTAAATTTTCTTGAGTAACCAATTGAAATAAGCCATCTGAATCCGCCAGTAGTTTTTTCCTATACCAAACAATAGTTGATAAAAAAGTACtacaatactactactactactactatacgTACCAAATTCCTGTATTAGTCTTTAGTCTTCATTATATATAAAAGAAGAAATTGCTAATCTTCGTCTAATTTCATCTCTGTGAAATTATCAATTTAACGTTGGTAAGTCGTGATTGTTCATTGATTTGATTTAAGTTGAATGAGAGTGCAAAAATGTTAAAATCTTTCATTAAATTTATGTGTAAAACATTACACATGTTTACAAACGATTCGTTTAGGTGTATTGAACAATTTTAGTTGATTCTAATATAAACCTCAATATAAATTTAAATTAAATGTGTATCTATAATTTaaatttctatctatctatctatctatctatctatctatctaataTTCATTTAATGATAATCTTGTTTGTAATTTAAAGGCGGCCATTTATCCATCCATATAGTAGTAGTACTAGTAGTACGAGTATTATATATACGTACAATAAGATTTAATTGGTATAAAACTGACTAGCGAGATTTCTACGAAGTTTCCGTTGATGTCTACAACATGCCCCACATTTTTAACTTCTTTAGTAAAAACTTGTTAACAAATACCAGTATATTTTGATAATGAATATATGACGAATTGACGACTAAGAATATTCGCAGTTGAAAAAAAGCACTTTTCACTGACTGAATCAATTAAATCCAGATGGTCAAATGAATTGATATTGAATGAAATGTCTGCAACTGGTTTACAACTTcctaattaatttgttatatttcaAAAGATGAAAGAGCATTATTTTAATAGCTTAGTTTTTAGTAATATTTAAGTATTTAACAAATATCGTAGCAAAGAATTAAACTAAAAGCATATGTGGGGACACCCCTGACCCGACCCGACCCGTATTGATTGAAACTCATTTGCCCCATTACTCATATCCTTGTCGTTTTGACAACTCTACTAACTTCTCTCGTTGTTTTCTATTTGCCATATTTCACTTTGCATTGAAATGCTTCATGCTTTTGATTGAAAGGATTTCAATTTGATGGTGTAGTTCCTCCATATGCCAAATCCGTAAGTCAGGCGGAAGATCCGTTTTCTATGGGATGACTGTTATCAATATTCATATTACAATGTCGTCATGTCGATGACCATTCTGATAGAGTGAGAGGTGATCAAGCGTATTATTGTGAGGTCAGTTTGATGGATTGATGTTTAAAGTGAGCTTCTTTAATGGTGTTTTACGGTCTTCGGATAACATTTCAAATGTGTAACGGGTGCGAGCCAGAAGACGTACCATTAAGAAGCCTTTTGAGATTAGATTAATCAGCATACACATATATCGAGAATGAATTAGCAGAAAGTCCACAAGTTGGTCTCAAACACAAAAATTATTTGAAAGTCCAACCAATAAGGTGTTGGACAATATATTAGCATAGGCTTATTAGTATTAGCTCGGCTCGTTGGTGGGATTAGGGTTTACTAGGGTGTAATTGTGTAAtgtaatattgtaatatataaatagtGACCGATGTAATGAATAATAATGACGGGTTTCAGTGTTTAACCCCTATCAAAAGCGGGTCTGATCCCGAGATCTAGTCGGCCGCCATGAGCCGCTGCTCAATGCCACCcgtcaagaaaagaaaaaaaaatcgtaCCCTACCAACAACAATTGGTCGTGTCTCGTGTATTGTTTCTCTATTTGATTTAGTGGTTAAACCATAATTGTTGCTGCTTCTTACTTTATTTTACTGACCGTCAAACTTTCTTTCTTATTGGACTAAAGGTCCGATCTATTCATCTATCATCTTTCTTTCTACTGTGGGCATACCCCAACGGTTTCtctcatgtactttgtgtcatgaaaTAGGAAGATTTAATGGGTTCGATCCAtctggatgacatgattttctttaaagcaATTGaaaaccaataatggtggtatatattgaccctatagggaggttttaccagattcgttcacggacctctacccgaaacactgcccgaatggatgtgttctcgggtaccatggatcgggttcgggtttccgcccgaacgtgtatgttacgtgcaaatgatgagggtcgttgaaataaatgatctactgatgccaaaaaccgccgttcaaaaaaaaaaattgatactctgtattttttttcttcatatgCACATCCAACCTTTTATTCCTATTGCCAATCTTTTTATTAACATAATTTATGTCTCTATTTGCTTCATAGAGAGCCACAATTCAATAAATTGTGGTAAAAGAACTTTTGTGTCGGTATCAGTCTTTCTTATCTTTCGATCCAAGTCTTCCGACTCCTTTTACTATTATTTTTGATTTCATAATCGGCGTGATGATGAGCCGCCTAACTTGACTTGGTTTTAAATCGGAAAAAATATAgtctgatatggccaaaacggacggttttatttcgtgcgatgtcgttaggtcgcaacgcgTCAGAGTCAGCCACcaagtgtaaagacccgtcctaatccataaggacaaatacaataacatatggttacattgcgaggtttttgacctctatatgatacattttacaaacattgcattcgtttttaaaagacaacctttcattacaacgaaatttgacaggcatgcataccatttcataatatccaaacaataaatgacctaatctgtcatttacttaataataatctttattgaactcaacgacttgaatgcaacgtcttttgaaatatgccatgaatgactccaagtaatatctttgaaatgagcaaatgcacaacggaagatttctttaatacctgaaaataaacatgcttacaagtgtcaaccaaaaggttggtgagttcattagtttatcataatcaatcatttttcataatttttaatagaccacaagatttcattttcataataaagtgcaggtctgctcactgctgtaaaaatccactcatatgatgaacacctggtaaccgacattaacaaaaatgcatctagcatatccccataCAGGCACCTCATCTGTATATAATATAAACctgaaagtactaaagcagttcaaactctctgactggggcttgtcaaggcccaaagatctatctttaggattcgcgtcagttagtggcgttcactaattcttaggttaccaagctaaacaaaaagggatacgcggtataataattcatcatagaatgtagttcaagcacttgtgtctattttgttaaacatttataaaaacgcatgtattctcagtcccaaaaatataataaaagggagtaatgaaacttacaatactgtatttcgtagtaaaaatacatatgacgtcattgaacaagtgtagggttggcctcgaattcacgaacctatattaattatatatatttatatgttggtcaatatctgtctaacattttaggtcaagtcgtagtgtatcacaatcctaatgctcgagattatcatgcagagGTTAACAAAAattaatttgacccaaaatgacttcaaaaatatatacatgtttattatatgactttaaatatagtcgttttatatatttaaatatatttaacagattttattagagtaaataatataatcatttattaataaataaaaatttatattaaaatttatatataaaaatatacttttatatatcttaagtaatgaaatttataaagttcatttaatatcataaaaatatagtggtatgtattattaatgtaattatattacatgtggtaacttatctttgtatcatatattcatctgataaaataatattgataataataataataaataaaagttgtattattttgtaataataattattattattattctactaataataataacaatgtttatatttactaatgattatgataaaatgataattctaatcatgatacttttaataataacgatactttttaattttaacagtaataatattttataaaaataataattctattcaaaatgataatttttaataatagtaaaaataatacttaaaatgataataataataataataataatgatattttataataacaatgacatttctattaaaaatgataattttagtaaaaatgatagttttaatattaataatacttttaataataataataatgataaaaataatgaaatcgatatttttctcttaaatcgatatcttacaatattttaattttatcatgatactcatactcattatttcctaattgatttgtttaatagcttttagttctctttatatcgcattcataataatgataataatattattcataataattagatgatactaatattagtttttatgaTAATGATCTAACAAgtattgtaataatattaatgataatactaatacttataataataataataataataataataataataataataataataataataataataataataataataataataataataataataatcatgataatagtagtataataatgataatgttaataataatcttaatgataataatggtagtaatactaataacaatgaaattttttaataataatacttataacgataacgataataataataatcataattattagataataataacgacgataataacgacgataataataataatcgttttagaaataatactaaaattaatgataattcaattggctatatattttaattcgttcatcgaaactatacgctttctaaatgaaaagttattaatttttcgccacctttccaacgacatgcatatcatatatcttatctaagtagcatatgtatcaaactcatgattcatcaaaactatctaacgacgaaattaaacatacaagcatgcataatcctatatactcgagcactagtcaaggatacactattaatatataaaagttgagatatgaatgctcacgtatcaatattgtgattcaatattgcaggaaagtacgtagacgcgacggagatgataaacactagattgacctcacgagcataccttcgaacattacccataacctccatagctataactcataatttccatagctctatccctctcggaaagaaaactcattttgaaaatatgcgagcagaacctcgtcgtagtattttatgtataaataataataatactaatactactaataataagattaataataataatatcaatcttaataataataataataataataatcataataataataataataataataataataataataataataataataataataataataatataattaatactatatAAGTAATGTAATACGGAGTAATGTTTGATGGAATGAATCACAGAAAACACAAAACGCTCGacttaaatgtgacgacccggaaatttccgaccaaatttaaacttaatctttatacaatttcgacgcgataagcaaagtctgttatgttaagtctcaagaagtttgaaccattgtcatacatccaattaccctttgactatttccgacgattcacgaacaattgtgtgtaaatatatatatatatatatatatatatatatatatatatatatatatatatatatataaatataaataaaagtatatataataatttgaaataataagatacaatttaatcaattgaaattaaaaatgtaaactaataaataattaagttactaataaaatggaaatatatagatatatgattgTTATTAAGAATTAATACATTGTAATAGATGTaaggtatataaataataaatatacaataaATGTTATCACATAGTAACACAAAATTGCAAAATTTATAAAATGTAAATTACAAAttataatatagttattatattaatgaatgttactgttaataatgataccagtattgttaatattattaatttattatgtaatatataaatatgagatttgatgAGCATAATTTGTTATATCCGGTATAGTAGTACTattctcattattagtattaatattaaaatcagtattattatttgtattattaatattattatataaaaatgaaacagttaatatgattaatattagtattattattagatattattattagtattatcattactttatcatgatttttattcataatagtattattttgatatcattattactaaagattattattgttattattaatattatcataatattattatcacttttattattattattattattattaatactattatttagctaaatattatttattattattataattacaattataaattaatatgattatttatattatagatatatatatatatataaacagatatatccatatatatacctaCTGATTTAAATATATAGATACATTAGAAATCAGTATATAAAACCTGTGTTACATACAGATACGAAGTATATAcagtatatagatataaatatagtttatacaaaattaaatataaatatattacgtactTCGGTTGCAATTCAATTTCAATCTGTAGTTGATTGATTCTCCTGTCACAAATTGGTACGAAATTAGAATATAACCAGAAGAGtaaatccaaattctgttagcaatAAGTTTcacctttttatttctttttatttatttgctGTTCCTGATGTAACTTGTCGACTTCAATTCAATACATAATTCAATTTATACAAGCTGTTAAGGAGTTCATCTAATTTTATATCACCTATATTCCACTATAATTGGTACCAGTCATTCGGGAGAATCAAAACAGAAATTCTATTTTTTTTACGAACAACTCTGTTCTTGAGTCATCTTTTAAAAAGCTCCAATTTGAACTGCAATGCAAAATGTAAAAATACAAATCTGTTAGGAATCCCTTTttcaaactttctgtaaaatttcaaCATTCAATTCGTTGTATCGATTACGAATTTTAGGAGTCAAAGctttaaattaaaaagtcaacataattgttcatcatgaaattcgtttttgttttagggtttctgttgaaattaggaattcaaaaggtttctagaagggATTTGGAACGTATTTCATTTAGAAATCTTGATCTAAAACATTCAAAAATTTGAATTTGATGTCTGAGTTTGTGTGTTCTTCACACGActgtttttataatttaaaaattctttttcTGGTCTGTTATCTGAATCAATCCCTACTGGTTAGTTCCATATCAGTTAAAGAAACTAAATCGTATAATTAATTAGGTAATACAATTGATCTTGCTGTAATCGATTATTTAACGAAGAAGATGAAATAAATACAGAAAAAGAAACGagttttatgtaaataaaaacggaTATTAATCAGATAAAGACTGACAGAGGAATGGTTAGAGGAAGTGTCGGGTTAGCGagtggtctcaggttcgagcctgggcaagggCATTCTTTTTGCTATTTTCTTAAAGGTAGAAAtctaattattcttattattattattatctattatcattatcatttattattattattgttgttattattatttttattagtaataatattattcaatgttattattatcattattctaattattattattaacctagttattattaagattaaaactattataactataaatataataaggattattattattattattattattattattattattattattattattattattattattattattattattattattattattattattatgattaagatttttgttattagtaatatataaccaattatattgttagtaatattattgtattattaatattagtattattattataatttcaaggatattaaacatattaataacataaatatataataaaacttaataggataaagattatagaaattagatataattatacgaatacatgtaaaagttatgattatagatacaaattAATGTTATAAGAAACCATAGTTGTTATCATAGAAACTCGACACGAAGgttatgattttcatgaataggAATAcagattttaaaaatattattacaattatgaaaattcaaatcttggatataaagattagtaggaaaattattgaattagaattttaattaatttatgat
The window above is part of the Rutidosis leptorrhynchoides isolate AG116_Rl617_1_P2 chromosome 1, CSIRO_AGI_Rlap_v1, whole genome shotgun sequence genome. Proteins encoded here:
- the LOC139859239 gene encoding glutamate receptor 2.8-like, translated to MGITRIGAILDQTTRAGKEAKVSIEIAVQDFNKEMNNADSLLHLQNYVQTKFVHAAIAANDLIDTHNVSAILGGHSWEDASSIAKVISETDREISLLSLAATAPPHATHRWPFFVQAVPTQAIQMNAVAAILKSWGVRQFTLIYETSHSTSSPASIIYYISEACRKTGCVLNHILPLTYSSCFSDELQVLKKQQHNYKVFVVHTSLELGVRLFQTTKKMEMTGDGYLWIATNEITNLFHSVNSTMISSLDGMIGVKSYFPEHTPDFANFRNRFQQKFRLDYPEDEQYQPGIFAVQGYNIVKFLKKNSFVNVDLKGPILERRVEIINVIGKGYHSVYWTHGLGFSTTVGDETITYRNSLDDVATSLWPVQPLHAHRQRRKLRETRMRVAVPVLSLFKEFVNMYVDPENKTVFGGFTLAAFDEIMNMMNLKHDYFPFNGSYDELVETLQSKEFDAVAGDVTILSRRYKYADFTQPYTESGLQVIVRVRSTISNQKWLFMKPFTLNMWWLIAGVAIYNGFVIWLIERNHCDDLRGSAINQFGVIIWLAFTSLFSLRGDKLHTNLSRIVVVVWLFVALIITQSYVASLASMLTAQRLEPSVTSVKMLKNINAMVGVCNGSFMDSYLTDVLGFNPAIIKSYNTNEEYAQALNNGSIEALFLEVPTAKSFLAQYCRSFVRTGETFKVGGFGFAFQKEFSRIIDANEALMNISESGRLKQLEDYFLSSRKCVDQLSSDSNDEEKSLSPRSFRVLFELTMGTSTITLVIYIIIAIKKFKNVR